The DNA sequence TCAGTGCTGATATTACGGTTATAGGAGAAAAACCAGATGGCCTCAATATTAATGATGGTGTCGGTTCAACCCATCCCGAGCAGCTGCAGAAAGCTGTTAAAGAAGCAGGGGCAGAAATTGGTCTGGCCTTTGATGGCGATAGCGATCGCTTGATTGCTGTTGATGAAAATGGTCAAATTGTTGATGGTGACCGAATTATGTTTATCATTGGGAAGCACTTGTCGGAACAAGGTAAATTGGCTCAAAATACTATCGTGACCACCGTCATGTCCAATCTTGGTTTCCACAAGGCCCTTGACGCTCAAGGGATTAACAAAGTCGTTACAGCTGTCGGTGACCGCTATGTGGTTGAAGAAATGCGTAAGAGTGGCTACAATCTCGGCGGTGAGCAGTCTGGTCATGTTATTATCATGGATTATAACACGACTGGAGATGGTCAGCTGACGGCTATCCAGTTGACCAAGGTGCTCAAAGAAACCGGTAAGAGCCTGTCAGAATTAGCAGCTCAAGTAACCATTTATCCACAAAAATTAGTTAATATCCGTGTAGAAAACAGTATGAAGGATAAGGCCATGGACGTTCCGGCCATTGCTAACGTCATCGAAAAGATGGAAGCAGAGATGGCAGGCAACGGTCGTATCTTGGTTCGTCCTAGTGGTACTGAGCCCCTCTTGCGGGTTATGGCGGAAGCACCGACTACTGAGGAAGTCGATTATTATGTTGATACCATTGTCAAGGTCGTTCAAGATGAAATTGGCTTAGATTGAAGTGAAGGAAATTAAAAGCTAATATAAGACAGTAGGCTTGGCCGTTAAGGTCAAGCCTTTTATGGTATAATGGGATAAATTTTAAGTAAGCTGGAGTTGGAGAATTATGCGGCTTGATAAATTTCTGGCAGACTGTGGCATTGGCAGCCGCAGTCAGGTCAAGAACTTTTTGAAGAAGAAGTTGGTTCAGGTTAATGGAGAGTTGGAAGTTTCACCCAAACGGCAGATTAATGAACAGAGCGATTTGGTTACTTTTGCAGGGAGGCTTCTCAAACATGAGAGCTTTGTTTATTATCTACTCAATAAGCCCAAGGGCTTTATTTCGGCAACCGAGGACAATCAACACCGAACCGTTCTTGAATTACTGGATGAGACTGCTAGGCAAAAACAAGTTTTTCCTGTTGGGCGGTTGGATATAGATACGACTGGACTTTTGCTCTTAACCAATAATGGCCCCCTAGCTCATGCTATGCTGTCACCTAAACGGCATGTTTTTAAGGTTTATCAGGCCAAGGTAGCAGGACTGATGACGGCTGAAGATGTAGAAGCCTTTTCCCAAGGAATTGAGCTGAAAGACTTGGACTGTCAGCCAGCAGAATTGCAGATTTTGGAAACAGACCAGACTAGCCAAACTAGCTTGGTGCACATTCGGATTGCAGAAGGGAAGTTCCATCAGATTAAACGCATGGTAGCCAGTCGTGGTAAAAAAGTAGTGGAACTCAAGCGATTGAGCATGGGTCCCTTGACCTTGCCAAAGGATTTACCCCCAGGTCATTATCAGCGCTTAACAGGCCAGGACTTGGCTGATTTATCAGGGTTTCAAGTTGATTTGTAGGCCTAATCATGGTAAGATAGGTTAGAAAAATGCAATAAAGAGGTAGAAAAAATGGCTTTTGGAGATAATGGCCCACGCAAGAAAACAGGTTTTGAACTTCTAACACGCTTTGTTATGCTGATTATGATCATTGTAACGGTAGCTGCTATTGTTTTGGGAGCGCTGGCTGCTATTTTCTAATGTAAGGGGGCTGGGACAGAGGTGTTCTGGCCTTAAATTTTGTATGGCGCTAATACCTTAATAGCGGTAGCGATCTAAAGACAGTGATGAGATTCTTTCTTTAGGGTTTGCTGAAAAGTTGAATTAGCGTTAATCCATAAAGTTAATCCGATGGATTTGTTGAGGTTGAAAATAAAAAGAGGAAAGGTCTATTTAGACCTTTGCGCTGAGCGTACCTCGAACAATCAATTGGACAATGTTCAGAGATTATTGGGAGCAGAGTCAGCTGTCTGTCTCACTCCTTTTTTAGAATTTACAAGATAGGAACTAATTTGAATGAGTATGTTTTTGGATACAGCTAAGATCAGCGTCAAAGCCGGTCGTGGCGGTGATGGTATGGTGGCCTTTCGCCGTGAGAAATATGTCCCTAATGGTGGACCGTGGGGCGGCGATGGCGGCAAGGGTGGCTCGGTTATCTTTAAGGTCGATGAAGGTTTGCGCACTCTGATGGATTTTCGTTATAACCGTAAGTTCAAGGCTAAAAATGGTGATAAGGGGATGACTAAGGGGATGCACGGACGTGGTGCTGAGGACCTCATTGTTGCTATTCCACCCGGTACAACGGTGCGCGATGCTGAAACTGGCAAGATTTTGACTGATTTAGTTGAGAATGGTCAAGAATTCGTGGTTGCTAGAGGTGGCCGCGGTGGACGTGGAAATATCCGCTTTGCAACACCACGCAATCCGGCACCGGAAATCTCTGAAAATGGGGAACCAGGAGAAGAACGTGAGCTTCAGTTAGAGCTGAAAATTCTTGCCGATGTTGGTTTGGTTGGTTTTCCTTCGGTTGGGAAATCAACCTTGCTTAGCGTAGTGACAGCAGCTAAGCCTAAAATAGGAGCCTATCACTTTACAACTATTGTGCCTAATCTTGGGATGGTGCGTACCAAATCGGGTGAGAGCTTTGCTATGGCGGATCTACCTGGTCTTATTGAGGGGGCCAGTCAAGGTGTTGGACTTGGAACTCAGTTCCTTCGCCACATTGAGCGTACCCGCGTAATCCTGCATGTGATTGATATGTCTGCTTCTGAAGGACGTGATCCTTATGAAGATTACCTTTCTATTAATAATGAGTTGGAAACCTATAATCTTCGCCTTATGGAGCGCCCGCAGATTATTGTGGCTAACAAGATGGATATGCCTGACGCGCAGGAAAATCTCAAGATTTTTAAGGAAAAACTTGCTGCTAATTACGGTGAGTTTGAAGATCTTCCTATGATTTTCCCAATCTCAAGCTTGGCGCATCAAGGCTTGGAAAATTTATTAGAAGCGACGGCAGAGTTGCTTGACCAAACGGATGAGTTTTTGCTCTACAGTGAAGAAGATATGGAACAAGAGGAAGCCTACTATGGCTTTGACGCTGACGAACAGCCATTTGAAATCTCACGTGACGATGATGCGACTTGGGTATTGTCTGGGGCTAAGCTGGAAAAACTCTTTGTCATGACCAATTTAGAGCGTGACGAATCTCTTATGAAATTCGCTCGCCAATTGCGCGGTATGGGCGTTGACCAGGCTTTGCGTGAGCGCGGTGCTAA is a window from the Streptococcus criceti HS-6 genome containing:
- the glmM gene encoding phosphoglucosamine mutase → MGKYFGTDGVRGEANIDLTPELAFKLGRFGGYVLSQHETDRPSVFVARDTRISGEMLESALIAGLLSVGIEVYKLGVLATPGVSYLVRTEKASAGVMISASHNPAQDNGIKFFGGDGFKLDDDREAEIEALLDAPEDKLPRPSAQGLGTLVDYPEGLRKYEKFLVDSGTDLEGMKIVLDTANGAASVSARDVFLDLSADITVIGEKPDGLNINDGVGSTHPEQLQKAVKEAGAEIGLAFDGDSDRLIAVDENGQIVDGDRIMFIIGKHLSEQGKLAQNTIVTTVMSNLGFHKALDAQGINKVVTAVGDRYVVEEMRKSGYNLGGEQSGHVIIMDYNTTGDGQLTAIQLTKVLKETGKSLSELAAQVTIYPQKLVNIRVENSMKDKAMDVPAIANVIEKMEAEMAGNGRILVRPSGTEPLLRVMAEAPTTEEVDYYVDTIVKVVQDEIGLD
- a CDS encoding pseudouridine synthase — translated: MRLDKFLADCGIGSRSQVKNFLKKKLVQVNGELEVSPKRQINEQSDLVTFAGRLLKHESFVYYLLNKPKGFISATEDNQHRTVLELLDETARQKQVFPVGRLDIDTTGLLLLTNNGPLAHAMLSPKRHVFKVYQAKVAGLMTAEDVEAFSQGIELKDLDCQPAELQILETDQTSQTSLVHIRIAEGKFHQIKRMVASRGKKVVELKRLSMGPLTLPKDLPPGHYQRLTGQDLADLSGFQVDL
- a CDS encoding DUF4044 domain-containing protein — its product is MAFGDNGPRKKTGFELLTRFVMLIMIIVTVAAIVLGALAAIF
- the obgE gene encoding GTPase ObgE, with protein sequence MSMFLDTAKISVKAGRGGDGMVAFRREKYVPNGGPWGGDGGKGGSVIFKVDEGLRTLMDFRYNRKFKAKNGDKGMTKGMHGRGAEDLIVAIPPGTTVRDAETGKILTDLVENGQEFVVARGGRGGRGNIRFATPRNPAPEISENGEPGEERELQLELKILADVGLVGFPSVGKSTLLSVVTAAKPKIGAYHFTTIVPNLGMVRTKSGESFAMADLPGLIEGASQGVGLGTQFLRHIERTRVILHVIDMSASEGRDPYEDYLSINNELETYNLRLMERPQIIVANKMDMPDAQENLKIFKEKLAANYGEFEDLPMIFPISSLAHQGLENLLEATAELLDQTDEFLLYSEEDMEQEEAYYGFDADEQPFEISRDDDATWVLSGAKLEKLFVMTNLERDESLMKFARQLRGMGVDQALRERGAKDGDLVRIGNFEFEFVD